A region of Neovison vison isolate M4711 chromosome 7, ASM_NN_V1, whole genome shotgun sequence DNA encodes the following proteins:
- the LOC122911740 gene encoding vomeronasal type-1 receptor 4-like, whose product MATRDLTIGVIFLIKTLVGILGNFSLLYHYLLLDFTGCKPRPTDLIVKNLTLGNILVLFSVGIHNTMLSFGWYHIRSDFGCKIFPYVHRVGRGVSIGTTCLLSVFQAITVRPRNSRWAALKGKSHPKCIVASIVLCWVLQILVNVLSPLFMTITLNNENITNRKSFGYCSIIRHEKSRDLLCVALLSFPDVLFLGLMLWASSSLVFYLYRHKQRVQHVRRTNISTLTPESTATKTILLLVSTFVYFNTLSFILHTVLGLFDHLSWYLLNTNLVISLCFPVLSPFLLMSRDPRISMVCFAWIRNIKSPHVMRNM is encoded by the coding sequence ATGGCCACAAGGGATCTGACAATAGGAGTGATCTTCTTAATAAAGACTCTGGTTGGAATTCTGGGGAACTTCTCTCTTCTTTACCATTATCTCCTCCTTGATTTTACTGGGTGTAAGCCAAGGCCCACAGATTTGATTGTCAAAAACCTGACTTTAGGCAACATTTTGGTCCTGTTCTCTGTTGGAATACACAATACAATGTTATCCTTTGGGTGGTATCACATCCGCAGTGATTTTGGATGCAAaattttcccctatgttcataggGTGGGCAGGGGAGTGTCCATTGGCACCACCTGCCTCCTGAGTGTCTTCCAGGCCATCACTGTCAGGCCCAGGAACTCCAGATGGGCAGCACTTAAAGGAAAATCTCATCCCAAGTGCATTGTCGCTTCAATTGTCTTGTGCTGGGTCTTGCAGATATTGGTAAATGTCCTGTCTCCTTTGTTTATGACTATCACTTTGAACAATGAAAACATCACAAATAGGAAAAGTTTTGGATACTGTTCAATTATTCGTCATGAGAAAAGCAGAGACTTGCTGTGTGTAGCATTGTTGTCATTCCCTGATGTGCTATttttggggctcatgctctgggCCAGCAGCTCCTTGGTCTTCTACCTGTACAGGCACAAGCAGCGGGTCCAACATGTTCGTAGAACCAACATCTCCACATTGACCCCTGAGTCTACAGCCACCAAAACCATCCTTCTCCTGGTGAGCACCTTTGTCTACTTTAACACCCTCTCCTTTATCTTGCATACTGTTTTGGGTCTTTTTGATCATCTCAGCTGGTACCTTTTGAACACCAATTTGGTGATCTCTCTGTGTTTTCCAGTCCTCAGCCCCTTTCTGCTCATGAGCCGTGACCCCAGGATATCCATGGTCTGCTTTGCCTGGATAAGGAATATAAAATCCCCTCATGTTATGAGAAACATGTAA